The following coding sequences are from one Rathayibacter sp. SW19 window:
- a CDS encoding ammonium transporter: MRFAGAAASAGATSQADTLWLIVATVLALLMAPGVAFFYGGLVRAAGVINMMMMSFGAMAVVGVLWVIYGYGMVFGPDWIPHWLGDPLSEFGLNGIVTASGGIDMHVLALAGFYATFAIDVVALISGAIADRARFGAWLVFAGLWVTFVYFPIARWVFNSTDGWAANAGLSDFAGGTAIHINAGAAALALTLVLGKRHGFKKGIDTPHNVPLTMLGAALLWIGWFGFNAGSEAAVDGVTVLACVNTLVAPAAAILGWLAVEKFREGKSTSVGAASGLVVGLVASAASCNVLTPGWTLVLGGLAGAVCALIVDLRFVLGFDDSLNVVGIHLVGGLIGTLFVGIAGSRIGVLETGSWRQLGVQAGVSLIVMVYSFGVTWTIGTAIQRVMGFRVATHEERVGLDAVAHGEQGYAIGA; this comes from the coding sequence GTGCGCTTCGCCGGCGCTGCGGCGAGCGCCGGCGCTACCAGCCAGGCAGACACCCTGTGGCTGATCGTCGCAACGGTGCTCGCGCTTCTCATGGCACCGGGCGTCGCGTTCTTCTACGGCGGACTCGTGCGCGCAGCCGGCGTCATCAACATGATGATGATGAGCTTCGGTGCGATGGCGGTCGTCGGGGTACTCTGGGTGATCTACGGCTATGGGATGGTGTTCGGCCCGGACTGGATTCCGCACTGGCTGGGCGACCCGCTTTCCGAGTTCGGGCTGAACGGAATCGTCACCGCATCCGGCGGCATCGACATGCATGTTCTCGCTCTCGCCGGGTTCTACGCGACGTTCGCGATCGACGTAGTCGCACTGATCTCCGGTGCCATCGCCGACCGGGCACGGTTCGGTGCCTGGCTGGTCTTTGCCGGGCTGTGGGTGACGTTCGTCTATTTTCCGATCGCCCGTTGGGTCTTCAACAGCACCGACGGCTGGGCTGCAAACGCGGGGCTCAGCGATTTCGCCGGCGGAACAGCCATCCACATCAACGCTGGTGCCGCCGCCCTGGCCTTGACGCTCGTGCTTGGCAAGCGTCACGGCTTCAAGAAGGGGATCGATACTCCGCACAATGTTCCGCTGACGATGCTCGGCGCCGCGCTGCTCTGGATCGGGTGGTTCGGCTTCAACGCGGGCTCGGAGGCAGCCGTTGACGGGGTGACCGTGCTCGCCTGCGTGAACACGCTGGTCGCGCCCGCTGCAGCGATCCTCGGGTGGCTAGCGGTGGAGAAATTCCGTGAGGGAAAGTCGACGTCGGTGGGGGCGGCATCCGGATTGGTCGTGGGATTGGTAGCCTCGGCGGCGTCCTGCAACGTGCTCACGCCCGGGTGGACCCTGGTGCTGGGCGGGCTCGCCGGCGCGGTGTGCGCGCTCATCGTCGACCTGCGGTTCGTGCTCGGCTTCGACGATTCGCTGAACGTCGTTGGCATTCACCTGGTCGGCGGGCTGATCGGCACACTGTTCGTCGGCATCGCCGGCAGCCGGATCGGCGTGCTCGAGACCGGCTCATGGAGGCAGCTGGGCGTGCAGGCCGGGGTCTCACTGATCGTGATGGTGTACTCGTTCGGCGTGACCTGGACGATCGGCACGGCGATTCAGCGGGTGATGGGCTTCCGCGTCGCCACCCATGAGGAACGCGTCGGCCTCGACGCCGTCGCCCACGGAGAACAGGGCTACGCGATCGGTGCATGA
- a CDS encoding ABC-F family ATP-binding cassette domain-containing protein, whose protein sequence is MAGRLVGVAAPLIERLFASCAVLYCGNDPDVFRSTKAGSCPAGIRAPHQEHPSFTRLRIRELPGGHERRSSMFSPESMFTPESTSQSTNLRSPVAGRAGANAAPANDVAASDAAANNAPADRAASTRRADAAVPARASAYLRADGISHSYGDRRVLTDVSFTVAPGRRLGLIGENGAGKSTLLRILAGVERADRGAITRPARTGMLWQEVQFAPTDTLDDLIEHALADVRAMETELADAATALAADASVPVSVPHQNDGDFADASRGDRTDPACREESPSFSTTADRYDAALAAAEHAEIWSVDARRDELLDGLGVGDVSLSRRLDEVSGGQRSRFALAALLLRRPECLLLDEPTNHLDDAAAAFLERQLNGWRGPVLFASHDRAFLDSVATNLLDLDPTSASGAGVRGASAGGASASAGPAASGPAASATAAAGSASASAASGTATTTSFGGNYSDYLVAKAEERARWERRFADEHDQLKRLKLSVDVTSRNINHNRAATDKNKMSYGTHRNRVEQQVSRRVTNARGRLDQLTENQVRKPPALLRFAGIPSGSHAVDDASGLLLQMTDARIPGRLDVATFRVEPSSRILITGPIGAGKSTLLAALAGTLALGAGSVHRRRGLRIALLEQDVQFADPSRSPRAIYASVLAEKRADATPLTSLGLIAPRDLDRPVGVLSIGQQRRLALALIVARPPHVFLLDEPTNHLSLALATELEDALGSYPGAVVVASHDRWLPAGWAGERAMMAEGRIV, encoded by the coding sequence ATGGCTGGCCGTCTGGTCGGCGTCGCAGCGCCGTTGATCGAAAGACTCTTCGCATCGTGCGCCGTGCTGTATTGCGGAAACGATCCTGACGTCTTCCGGTCGACGAAGGCAGGTTCATGCCCGGCGGGAATCCGCGCTCCGCATCAGGAGCACCCGAGCTTCACCCGGCTGCGCATTCGTGAGCTGCCGGGTGGGCACGAACGGCGGTCATCCATGTTCAGTCCTGAATCCATGTTCACTCCGGAATCCACTTCACAGTCCACGAACCTGCGCAGCCCTGTCGCCGGCCGCGCCGGTGCAAACGCCGCCCCTGCGAACGACGTCGCTGCGAGCGACGCCGCTGCGAACAACGCCCCTGCGGACCGCGCCGCGTCGACACGGCGAGCGGATGCGGCGGTGCCGGCACGCGCATCCGCTTACCTTCGCGCGGACGGAATTTCGCACTCCTACGGTGATCGGCGCGTGCTCACCGACGTGTCGTTCACTGTAGCGCCGGGCCGGCGCCTCGGCCTGATCGGTGAGAATGGCGCAGGCAAGTCGACTCTGCTGCGCATTCTCGCCGGTGTTGAGCGCGCTGATCGCGGCGCGATCACGCGCCCTGCCCGAACGGGAATGCTCTGGCAGGAGGTGCAGTTCGCCCCGACCGATACGCTCGACGACCTGATCGAGCACGCCCTCGCCGACGTGCGCGCCATGGAGACCGAGCTTGCGGATGCCGCCACCGCCCTCGCAGCAGATGCATCCGTTCCGGTGTCGGTTCCGCATCAAAACGACGGTGATTTTGCGGATGCGTCGCGCGGCGACCGCACGGACCCGGCGTGTCGCGAAGAATCTCCGTCGTTTTCAACGACCGCCGACCGGTATGACGCAGCGCTCGCGGCGGCCGAACACGCCGAGATCTGGTCGGTCGATGCGCGTCGTGACGAGTTGCTCGACGGGCTGGGTGTCGGCGATGTGTCGTTGAGCCGGCGGCTCGATGAGGTTTCCGGCGGACAGCGCAGCCGCTTCGCGTTGGCGGCATTGCTGCTGCGCAGACCGGAGTGCCTTCTGCTCGACGAACCCACCAACCACCTGGACGATGCGGCCGCCGCCTTCCTCGAGCGACAGCTGAACGGATGGCGCGGCCCGGTTCTCTTCGCCAGCCACGACCGCGCGTTCCTCGACTCGGTCGCCACGAACCTGCTGGACCTCGATCCGACGAGTGCAAGTGGTGCGGGTGTACGAGGCGCGAGCGCAGGTGGCGCGAGTGCGAGTGCGGGCCCCGCAGCATCCGGACCAGCAGCATCCGCAACCGCAGCCGCAGGCTCCGCCTCCGCATCCGCCGCCTCCGGAACCGCAACGACCACGTCGTTCGGTGGCAACTACAGCGACTACCTGGTGGCGAAGGCCGAAGAGCGCGCCCGCTGGGAGCGCCGTTTCGCAGACGAGCACGATCAGCTGAAGCGGCTGAAACTCTCGGTGGACGTGACCTCCCGCAACATCAACCACAATCGTGCGGCGACGGACAAGAACAAGATGTCCTACGGCACGCACCGCAACCGGGTCGAGCAGCAGGTCAGCCGTCGCGTGACGAACGCGCGGGGCAGGCTTGATCAGTTGACCGAGAATCAGGTGCGCAAACCCCCGGCGCTGCTGCGGTTCGCGGGTATTCCGAGCGGTTCGCACGCGGTGGATGATGCATCCGGACTGCTGCTTCAAATGACGGATGCTCGCATCCCCGGCCGCCTGGACGTCGCGACGTTCCGCGTCGAGCCGAGCTCGCGCATCCTGATCACAGGGCCGATTGGAGCGGGCAAGTCGACACTGCTGGCGGCGCTCGCCGGCACCCTGGCGTTGGGAGCCGGATCCGTGCACCGGCGCCGCGGGCTGCGGATCGCCCTGCTTGAGCAGGACGTGCAGTTCGCCGACCCGTCGCGCAGTCCGCGCGCGATCTACGCGTCGGTGCTGGCGGAGAAGCGGGCGGATGCGACACCGCTCACCAGTCTGGGACTGATCGCTCCTCGTGACCTGGATCGTCCGGTTGGGGTGCTGTCGATCGGCCAGCAGAGGCGGCTCGCGTTGGCGCTGATTGTTGCGCGGCCGCCGCACGTGTTCTTGCTGGATGAGCCGACGAACCATTTGTCGTTGGCGCTTGCCACTGAACTCGAGGATGCGCTCGGCAGCTATCCGGGCGCCGTCGTTGTGGCCAGTCACGACCGGTGGTTGCCTGCGGGCTGGGCCGGTGAGCGGGCGATGATGGCGGAGGGCCGGATCGTGTAG